From one Montipora capricornis isolate CH-2021 chromosome 10, ASM3666992v2, whole genome shotgun sequence genomic stretch:
- the LOC138020187 gene encoding uncharacterized protein: protein MKVIVPASMRSQMIVRTHSSHLGPDACVRRSRDVPFWLSTADQIKDQVQNCEVCNDFLARQQKEPVMAHQWLIPENPCSKIGQVLFTFGDENYLVTVDYYSDYFELDFLSGTTAEPVIDASKHHFARHGIADMVTDNGPQYSSAHFSKFAREWESQPTTSSPLHSQSNGKAESAVKIAKNLVKKAKRGNKDLQMSLLKWRNTPDSNGLSPGQKLMSRRSRSTIPTTEALLKPGVIDGVYENIKRKRQQAKATYDKHSKPLPELHVGEPVRLQPVNPKAPLEKGSCVAKIGPRSYLIETEGGNLYRRNRKFIRQDPSQELAPSDSSGTNLPSHAESPTGSLPDAKADSPSKQAPTMRQTHERHQSKSNAVEETVTSQPQQAVVTRGGRTSVRPSRFDDFVI from the coding sequence ATGAAAGTGATTGTCCCTGCTTCTATGAGATCTCAAATGATTGTAAGAACTCACTCCAGCCACCTTGGGCCTGACGCTTGTGTACGGCGATCACGTGATGTGCCATTCTGGCTGAGCACGGCAGACCAAATCAAAGATCAAGTTCAGAACTGTGAAGTTTGCAATGACTTCTTAGCTAGACAACAAAAGGAACCAGTGATGGCTCATCAATGGCTCATCCCTGAAAACCCTTGCTCAAAGATTGGTCAAGTTCTCTTCACTTTCGGCGATGAGAACTATTTAGTGACTGTGGATTACTACAGTGATTATTTTGAGCTTGATTTTCTATCAGGCACTACCGCAGAACCCGTGATAGATGCAAGCAAACACCACTTTGCACGTCACGGCATTGCTGACATGGTCACCGATAATGGTCCACAGTATTCAAGTGCACACTTTAGCAAGTTCGCTCGTGAATGGGAATCTCAGCCCACTACCAGTTCACCATTGCATAGCCAAAGCAATGGGAAAGCTGAGTCGGCAGTCAAAATCGCAAAGAATCTGGTAAAGAAGGCAAAACGAGGTAACAAGGATCTCCAGATGTCCTTGCTCAAGTGGCGTAACACACCCGACAGTAATGGTTTAAGCCCAGGCCAAAAATTGATGTCTCGAAGGTCAAGGAGCACCATTCCAACAACTGAAGCATTACTGAAGCCAGGGGTTATTGATGGAGTGTACGAAAACATTAAAAGGAAGAGACAGCAGGCCAAAGCGACATATGACAAGCATTCAAAACCATTGCCCGAGCTCCATGTAGGAGAACCAGTAAGGCTTCAGCCCGTAAACCCTAAAGCACCTTTGGAGAAAGGTTCATGTGTGGCAAAAATTGGACCACGTTCCTATCTTATTGAAACAGAGGGCGGAAACCTGTACAGACGGAATCGCAAGTTCATTCGTCAAGATCCTAGCCAAGAACTGGCCCCATCGGATAGCAGTGGCACGAATCTGCCTAGTCATGCAGAGTCACCAACTGGGTCATTACCAGATGCCAAGGCAGATTCTCCTTCAAAACAGGCACCAACAATGAGACAAACTCATGAAAGGCACCAGTCAAAGTCTAATGCAGTTGAAGAGACTGTGACTTCACAACCACAACAAGCTGTTGTTACTCGAGGTGGCAGAACCAGTGTGCGCCCTTCCAGGTTTGATGACTTTGTCATCTAG